TTATGTCCAGGAGGATGAGCGATGTTTCATTTTCCCGTAAAAACTGTTCGCACGCCTCTGCGCTAGTCACATAAGCCGATTTGACCTCGAACATATTAAAATACTCACTCGTTGTCTCCGCAAGGACCGTCTCGTCATCCACAATTAAACAATCATAGTTCATACAGGTTCTCCATTAAACGATAGAATTGTAATCGGTTTGTCACTCCCATAATATACCATGGAATTTAAGACTTCCGATATCATTAATTGCAGCGCATTTCACTACCGTATTTTTGTTGACCGCCTTCAACATTCCCTAGCTCTCCCCCAACAACATTTTTCGCTCTATTTGTGATACGGTTCACCGTAACATAAATAGAGCGAAAGCTTATAGGAGGTACCCGAAATGGGTACCTCCTATAGTCGTAACAATACTTTTGTCACGCGGATCAGCTCTGTTGCTTGTCTACTTACTAAATGGACGGCTTCACAATTTGCTATTAAATAATATCTATGACGTCATAAAGGCCCCCTTTTCGGAGTCCTCTACCTTCCCAACTTAAATTTCGTAAGTAAGATTCCCTTTTGAAACTTCCCCCAAATTTTGTGATGTTATTTCATACTTTATTTCAAAGGTTTTATCTGCTCTCTAAAAAGAAACAAGGAAATGCCAAACTTTCTTTTGGATTTAGCTCGCCAAAGTCAAAAATCAGAACATTCTTATCCGATTCCTTGTAAATAGCAAAATCCAAACAGGAGGAATTACGATGAGCAAGCTTAGACGAATAAGCGGATTTTTGAAGTGTACATGATCCTACTTAGCCAGATGAGCAACAAGACCAGAATTAGTTTGTAACGACCTTGTTAGGGTGAGTTAGAGGGGAGTTGTATACAGTTCGGCAAAATTTATTAATTTACGAGATAGATTTACAATAATTTACTGAGAGAAGTATAATAAAAATAATGAATCATGAATGGGGGGATATTCCTTGGATAACAATTACAAAGAATCTCGATACGAGTTTTCTCCGCTAACCCAATCTTACGTCCCGTCACAGGCGAAGACGAGTGGCAAAGCAATTACATCTTTAATACTAGGTATAATATCCTTAATTACTTTGCCATTAGGAGGAATCATAGTCCTTGGAATCGTTGGCTTCTTCAGTGGTATCGTTGCGATTGTGTTATCGTCTTTATCGTTTAAAGAAATCAAGCGAGTACAGGTGCGAGGACGCGGTATGGCAATTGCAGGATTGGTATGCGGAATTGTCGCGACGTCTGTCAATGTGCTTGCCTTTGTTATCTCGTTTGTGAATGGCTTCATGAATGCTATAAATAATGTCTAGACACAACAAGACCACTTTCCTAAAACTGGAAAGCGGTCAGACTGTTTAGAAAAGCTAATGAATCGTTTGTTACACCGGTCTTTTTAGCATGAACAGTCGTAAATTCACCTTAGGGGTCAAGTGTCCTGAAATGATCTAAGAGCAGATAAGTAACAGCTGAAGCATTAGGCATTTTCCTCTCTGGTGAGTTTCCAAATTAATGAATATACTTTAAGTGAAAGAGGTACATATTGGAGTCTACTTTCCACCTTTGCAGTAAGGTCATTTTCGACAACGTTATTTTCCGAAGTTTTAAAATAATCCATTCCGTAGATGGTTTTGAAATTATACTCAACATAATCATGCCACAAAGTAGATGAAATTGTCGTATTTCCCCATACAAAAGTCTCCTTAGAACCGCCCCTTGAGGGATTGACGCATAAATAACAACCTCCATCACTAATCTTCCACTACCCTTTTCACTTTCCAACACCAACATTTGTCGCCGTCACTTATGATAGGCTCTACATCTCATCTCAAAAGCGAAATTTCTTGCGCCGCGGCTGTCCAAAAATTTCGCCCTATTTGTGGTACGGTTCCCCGTAACATTTATAAGGCGAAATCAAAAGGCACCCCATCGGGTGCCTTTCCTCTAGAGTGCGTCTTTATTCATTCCTCTTACTACAACCTCAATTATTACGTGAAATATTCAATTTTTGCATTAGGAAAATAAGTGTGGATATACCTGCCTAGCGTATCTTTGATATCCTCCTGCTCTTGATCTGTGTACACGTATTTTCCAATCCCATACCGCCCCCATTTCCACTTCCTCTTGGTTTCATCAAGCTCCAGCTTCGTCATCGGGTAGTTCTTCTCAATGACATCTTGGCTGGTTTAGTAAAGCGAAGCGATGCTGAATCAGCTCGAAGGTCAAATCTTTAGTGGAAGAATGGGGAAGTGCGGATTCTAATTTCTCGAACATATCCTTATTACGATCAGTCTGCATCGCCTTTTGAAATTCTGGATCGCTTGCCATGTCGTTAGTCATTTTGAGTAGCGTTTGGTCATCACCTTTCTTCCACGTATCCACCAACTCGTCCACTTTATTTATTGATGACGTCAGAATTATAACTGTCTAGCATAGTATTGAGTTTCTTCTCCCGCAGCTCCTTAGAGAAGCCAGCAAGCACCCCCCTATTTGGGATTCACGAGGGTCAAGTTCTATTACTGGAATCTTGCGTTCAAGGGCTTTCTGAAGAAAATACAGATCAATTCCTTCTTCTATGTTGTCGCCAGCCTTTAATGCACTGCTTGTGACCAAAATCACAACGGTAAATTTATACTGTCCTAGAATCAAGATATCAAACATAATCTATTATCTATTACAACGGGAGGCTAGCATAATGGATCAATTTACATTTGCAGATATGAAGAAGATAAAGAGAGAAGTAATGGGTAACACCGTACCCTTGGAACTATTTAGAACGATTAGACTGATCGGCTTATATCAAGCATTACCTGCTAACGGTAAAGGCACGACAATGACAGTTGGAAGGAAAATTGGCACGGAATTGGGTGTTAACTCCGTTAGTGAAC
The window above is part of the Paenibacillus lutimineralis genome. Proteins encoded here:
- a CDS encoding DUF4190 domain-containing protein, which translates into the protein MGGYSLDNNYKESRYEFSPLTQSYVPSQAKTSGKAITSLILGIISLITLPLGGIIVLGIVGFFSGIVAIVLSSLSFKEIKRVQVRGRGMAIAGLVCGIVATSVNVLAFVISFVNGFMNAINNV